One genomic window of Verrucomicrobiia bacterium includes the following:
- a CDS encoding FeoA family protein, which translates to MRQKDKKKEVVLVEGQCVHADTCPLSHVQAGVTVCIKELATEPDLTSRLREMGLGEERQVRLVSHATNIICEVCNARLGISRQLAEKIMVQPMNGSAKSRS; encoded by the coding sequence GGACAAGAAAAAGGAAGTTGTGCTCGTGGAAGGCCAATGCGTCCACGCTGACACTTGTCCGCTGAGTCACGTGCAGGCCGGCGTAACCGTCTGCATCAAGGAACTCGCCACCGAACCGGACCTGACCAGCCGCCTGCGCGAAATGGGCCTGGGCGAGGAGCGTCAGGTCAGGCTTGTCAGCCACGCGACGAACATCATTTGCGAAGTGTGCAACGCGCGGCTGGGCATCTCCCGGCAACTCGCCGAAAAAATCATGGTCCAACCCATGAACGGTTCGGCCAAATCCAGATCCTGA